GGACGAAGGATTTCATCCCGTGGTCTTTTGCCGCTTCATAGATACAGCCCGGTATGTGGCCGAGCATCTTCATACGGCTCTCAAAGGCAAGGTGCGCGTGGAGGCGGTGACCGGCACGCTGCCTCCCGCCGAGCGGGAGGCGCGCATCCAGGCGTTGGTTACCGAACCCGGCCCGTACGTCCTGGTCGCCACCGACTGCCTGGCTGAAGGGATCAATCTCCAGGACCACTTCAACGCCGTGCTCCATTACGATCTGGCATGGAATCCCACCCGCCACGAACAACGGGAAGGCCGCGTAGACCGATTCGGCCAAAAGAGCCCCGAAGTCCGCGTGATCACCTATTACGGCCAAGACAACCCCATCGACAAAGCCATCCTGGATGTCCTCATCCGAAAGCACAAGCGTATCAAAAGCGATCTCGGAATCATCGTGACTGTGCCAAAGTCCAGCGAAGAAATCGCCGAAGCCCTCTTTGAAACCGCGCGCCACAGGAGAAAGGAAGCCGCGGCCCCTCGCCAACTGGTCATGCCCTTCGTGTACGATTTGGAAAGAAAACGGAAGGAACTGCACCAGGAATGGGACAGCGCGAGCGACCGGGAAAAGGTGAGCCGCAGCCGCTTCGCCCAGCACGCCCTGGACCCGGATGTGGTGGCCGGGGAACTCCGAAGCGTGCGCGACGCCATCGGCCGTAGCCAGGATGTGGCCCGGTTTTTCCGAGAAACGCTTCAAGCCGCAGGCATTCCCCATGAGATGAACGGCCAGGCGGTTAAAGTCCATCTCGGAGACGTAACCCCGCGCAGCTTTCGCCAGGCTTTGGGAATGGATGAGCCCTTCACGGGGCGGTTCGAATTGCCCGTGGACCGCGACGAAATCTATCTTGCCCGGACCAGTCCCGTGATCGAAGGACTCGCCGGCTGGGTCCTGGATCAAGCATTGAATCCTCTGGCTGGAAACGGGCGGCGCATCGCCTCACGGCTCGGTGTCATGGCCACTTCCCTCGTGAGCGGGCGAACCACCCTCCTTATAGTGCGCTTTCGCTACCAGATGAAAAGAAGCACCGGGGTTATGGAAAGTCTTCTTTGCGAAGAGGTGGTACCCATGGCCTGTACGGGTTCGTCGTACGACCCCGTGTGGCTCCCGGCGGAAGAGGCGGAAGCACTCCTGGACGCCGTTCCCGAAAAGAACCTGCCGTCCACGGCCGTGGACCAGCAGACGGGCCTGGCTGAAAGGACGCTTCCCAAGCTGAGGGAGCTGCTGGCCTCTGCGGCGCTCGAAAGGGCCGAAAAGCAACGGCAGGCCCACGAACGGGTTCGGGAAGCGGTGCCGGCCTCCAGCCGCATCGGCCATGTCGAACCGGTTCTTCCGGTGGACATCCTGGGAGCCTTCATCCTGCTGCCGAGGTAGAAATCGCCATGTCCCGAAGAAAACAGGATTTTCAGGCCGTTCGGTCGGAAGGGGGGCTGCTTCCGCCCGATCTTTTGCGCCGTATCCTCGATCCCAGGGGGGAACTTCCCGGCACCCGACCGAAGGATTACGACCTGGCCAAAGGAGAGCGACTCCATGAGCGGATCACCCAGAGCTGGAACAAGCTTCTGAAGCAATGGAAGGATTTTCAGTCGGTCCGAACCGGCCAGGGCGCCCGCACCGGAATCACCAATGAAAGATGGACTCTCCCGCTTCTTCGGGAACTGGGCTTCGGCTCGCTTCCCACCACGCCGGCTCCGGAAATCAATGGCCGCACTTACGCCATCAGCCGGATGTTCGGCCCCGTGCCGATCCATCTCATCGGCTGCGAACTGTCGCTGGACCGCAGAGCCGCCGGCGTGCGCGGCGCTGCCGCCTCGAACCCACACGGGCTGGTGCAGGAATTCCTGAACCGGAGCCCCAAGCACCTCTGGGGCATCGTCTGTAACGGCCTGCGGTTGCGAATCCTTCGGGACAGCCAGGCCCTTTCCCGCCAGTCCTTTCTGGAATTCGACCTGGAATCCATGTTCGACGGGGAACTCTACAGCGACTTCGTGCCCCTTTGGCTCACCGCCCATGCGAGCCGTTTCGTTCCCCGGGACGGCGACCGCCCCGAAAGCTGTTATCTGGAAGAGTGGACTCGCATCGCCCGGGAACAGGGTACCCGCGCCTTGGGTGATCTGCGCCAAGGGGTGGAACGGGCGCTTGAGATCCTCGGCGAAGGCTTTACCAGCCATCCGCAAAACACGCGCCTGCGGGACGCCCTGCGATCCGAAGACCTGTCGCTCAGCAACTTCCACGGCCAGCTCCTTCGCATCATTTACCGGATCATCTTTCTTTTCGTGTCTGAAGACCGCACCTTGGACGGCGTACCCCTGCTTCATCCCCGTGGGAACTCCGCCCAGGCTCGGGCGGCCCGGGAACGCTACGCCGCCCACTACAGCACCAGCCGGCTTCGCGACCTGGCCTCCCGCATCAAGGGAAGCCGCCACGGGGATCTCTGGCGCCAGTTTCAAGTGGTGGTCCAAGCCCTTTCCGGTACTCCTGACGGCGAAGCCGCACGTGAACACCTGGCCCTTCCGGCGCTCGGAAGCTTCCTGTGGAATCCCCGATCCACCGCCGATCTGAACGACGCCGAGCTGGCCAACTATGACTTCTTGGAGGCCTTGCGGTCACTCGCCTTCACGCGCCAGGGCAAGGTCCTTCGGCCGGTGGACTACAAGAGCCTCGGAGCCGAAGAACTGGGCGGCATCTACGAAAGCCTCCTGGCTCTGATTCCCCGGATCAGCGCCGACGGAGCCCGCTTCACCTTCGCCCGTTTCGCCGGAAGCGAGCGGAAGACATCCGGTTCCTACTACACCCCGGATGCGCTGGTTCAGTCGCTTTTGGACACGGCCTTGGATCCCCTGGTGGACGCCGCTGTGAAGGGAAAGAGCGGTCCCGAGGCCGAAGAAGCCCTTCTTTCCATCACGGTCTGTGATCCCGCCGTGGGATCCGGACATTTTCTCGTGGGCGCCGCCCGTCGCCTGGCCCGGCGTCTGGCGGCCCTTCGGGCTCAGACTCAAGGCGATTCCGAACCCAGTCCGCTTCTTTACCAACAGGCACTTCGCGACGTCATCAGCCGGTGCCTCTACGGCGTGGACCTGAACCCAATGGCCGTAGAACTGTGCAAGGTGAGCCTGTGGCTGGAAGCCCTGGAGCCGGGAAAGCCCCTGACCTTTCTGGACCACCACATCCAAGTGGGAAACAGCCTGCTGGGAACCACGCCGGAACTCATGAAGGAGGGCATCCCCGACGACGCCTTCAAGCCCCTCATTGGGGACGACAAGAAGATCTGCAGAGTCCTTCGCAGAAAGAACAAGCAGGAAAGTGATGGACAAATCACAATGTACCCCCTCCTTGCCGCTGAATCCCAAAAAGCTTATCGAACAATGGAAGATCGGGCCCGCGCGTTGGATGAAAAGCCCGAGGAAACCTTGGATGAAGTTCGAGAAAAGGCCGCTTCTTTCAATGAACTGCTCGGTTCCGAGGAATACCGGCGGGCACGCCTTGCGGCGGACGCTTGGTGCGCCGCCTTCGTGTGGAAGAAACAAAAAGACGCGCCGCCCCCCATCATCACCGACATCCTCCGAAAACTCCAGGAAACCCCGAACGCTCTCACCCCCGAGCAGCGCAAGGAAGTGCAACGTCTGGCGGACCAATACCGGTTTTTCCATTGGCATTTGGCCTTCCCACAGGTGTTCGCCCGAGGCGGTTTCGATTGCGTCCTGGGCAATCCGCCGTGGGAGCGTGTGAAACTCCAGGAAAAGGAATGGTTTGCCGGACGCAATGAGGCGATCGCTAGTGCTCCCAACGCCGCCGCCCGAAAACGCATGATCCAAGATCTGATCGTGTCTGAGCCTCGGCTCCATGAGGAATTCATCGAAGACTTAAGAAGGGCTGAAGGGGAGAGCCACTTCTTTCGGAGCAGCGGTCGCTACCCTTTTTGTGGGCGCGGGGACATCAACCTGTATGCCGTTTTTGCCGAGGCTATGCGGGATGTACTGAACGAACGGGGCCGTATGGGCTGTGTGCTCCCCACCGGGATCGCCACCGACGACACCACCAAGTTCTTCTTTCAGAACGTCATTGAAACCCGGTCCCTGGTGAGCCTCTTCGACTTTGAAAACAAGGGGATTTTTCCGGAAGTCGACAGTCGCATGAAATTCTGTCTGTTTACGGCGGGGGGAGGGAAACAACCCACGCATACGGCTGCGGAGTTTGCCTTCTTCGCCCATGGGGTGGAAGATCTTCGCGACCCCGAGCGCCGCTTCAGCCTGTCGGCCGAGGACATCGCCCTCCTCAACCCCAACACGCTCACCTGTCCCGTCTTTCGCTCGAGAAAGGACGCGGAACTTACCAAGGCCGTCTACCGCCGCGTCCCGGTGCTCATCCGCGAAGCCCGGGACGGCCGCCCCGAAGAGAACCCCTGGGGTGTGAAATTTACTCGCATGTTCGATATGTCCAACGACTCCGATCTGTTTCGCACCCGGGACCAACTGGAAGCCGACGGCTGGCGCCTTGACGGCAACATTTTCGAAAAAGACGGCGAAAAATACCTGCCGCTCTATGAAGCCAAGATGATCCACCATTTCGATCACCGCTGGGCGACCTACGACGGGACAAAAATCCGGGACGTCGCCTCCGAGGAAAAGCAGGACCCCGCCTTCGTTGTCCTTCCCCGCTACTGGGTGAAGGAAGCTGACGTCCAGGCCGCTCTCGGGCCCACCGGCTGGACCCGAGGCTGGCTCCTCGGCTGGCGCGATATCACCAATACCACCAACGAGCGGACGGTTCTCGGTGGTGTTTTTCTCGCGTGTGCTGTGGGGAACAATCTCCCTATTTGGACGGTCGCCATGGAAGACGCTCAGCTATTCTCTTCAATATTTTCCAGCCACTCCCTAGACTATGCGGCACGATTCAAAGTTGGAGGGACCCATCTCAATTTCTTTATTGCACAGCAATTACCTGCGCTACCGCCAGATCGCTTTGAAAACACCTGCCTGTGGACCGCCGATAATAAAAACCTCAAGAGTTGGTTCCTTCCACGCATCCTGGAACTGACCTACACGGCTTGGGACCTGCAGCCCTTCGCTCGGGACTGCGGCTACGAGGGGCCGCCCTTTCGCTGGGACGAGGAACGCCGGTTTCTGTTGCGCTGCGAGTTGGATGCGGCCTTCTTTCACCTGTATGTTCCCGCCACGGCGGACGGGCAATGGAAGCGCGCCCTAAAGGACGAAGGAGCGGTCCGGGACGAAGCTCCGGAAGAACTGGAGGAACTGAAGCGTCACTTTTCCACCCCGCGCGATGCGGTGGATTACATCCTGGACACTTTCCCAATCGTTAAGCGAAAGGACGAACAACGATACGGCGAGTATCGAACTAAGCGCGTCATCCTGGAGATCTACGACGCCATGCAGGAAGCCCTTCGAACGGGCACTCCGTACCAAACCCGGTTTGATCCGCCCCCGGCGCACCCTTCCGTAGTTCATCGTCCATGTTGAACCGCGGTGTCAATGCGTTGGCTTCTTGACGGATCCGGCATCGGGCAGCCGGCATAGCACATGACGAGGGGACGCTGCGTCTCAATGCGTTGGCTTCTTGACGGATCCGGCATCACCGGGATCAGTCCGAACAGAGGTTGGCGAGGCTACGACCGGGCGGAATGTATAGGCAGTACTCTGAGGTGTCTCCTCAGCTCCGGGTTCCACCTTGTTCCCAAGCTCGAGCTTGGGAACACAACTGTGCAGAAGCTCCAGCTTCGGTTCCCATGAGGCCGTGACCCATGCGAACCCGTTGCAGAATCCATAACAAAGGATCCGAACACCCCTACTTCGTCACACCTAGTATTCTAGGGTGGATCCCGGTCTTCACCCACAAAGACCACTTCGAGATCCCGGCCGGCTCCCTTCAGCCCCCTCCCCTTAATCCCCTCCCACAAGGGGAGGGGAAATAGAATTTGGCATCAAATATTAGGTCTATTATTTTCTACGCTACCAAATGCTTTACAGTGTGGCGAAGCTGGAGCTTCCCGGGCAGGTCGTTCCCAAGCCGGAGCTTGGGAACGAGGGGGATTCGGCTTCTTCCCCGGCTTTGGGGCGGCCTAGCTTTATCCAAAAACATTGGGTCTGCCGAAGGCGATGGAAATGCTCTATACGGGAGATGCCCTTTCCGCCGCCGAAGCCAAAGAAATCGGCATGCTCAATCACATGGTTTCTCGAGAGTCGCTGGAGGCGGTCAGTATGGCCATGGTGACAAGCATCCTGAACGGTTCACCCATCGCGATGCGTTTACAGACATATATACTCTGCGGATATTTTCACTGAGCAACCAGCTTGCTTCTTGTAAATAATGACTCCCCGTCGCTCATCATTAGGATGAGGCGACGGGGAATGTGGAAAAGGCGGCCGGAACCGTCGTTAGTTGTTTCCGGTCTCTGCCCGTACCCACTTTTCAGTACGACCGAGCAGTGAAAACCCGATAAAGCCCCGTACATTCAATTGATCGGCGTTGGGTTGAGTGATCTTGCATTTATACGTCTTGCCGTTATCCGGGTCATAGATGGTCCCGCCCTCCCAGGTGCTATTGTCGGCGGAATAGGTGAAGCCCTTCATCATCTGAAGACCCAGCAGAGGTCGCGACCTTAAGCTCTCTTCCGGGTTGTTTCTGTCCACTTTTGCCTTTCCCGCCATACCTTTCTCGTCCCCAGCGGGATATTCGGGCTCCGCAAGCCATACCACCTTACCACAAAAGGCCGCTCCGCACTTGAAAATCTCGACTTTGTACTTGCCCCCTTGAGTGGTCCATACTCCCAGGATGCCATCGCTCTCAGCACCGATAGCATCCGATGCAGCCCAAAGAAACATTATGCCTGCCGCCAATACCATCAACTTTTTCATTTCCTACGCTCCTCCCCATTTTTCCAGTGTGTGTTACGTTGCCTCCAAAACTCCGCCTTTTCCATGGGAACACCACCCCCTCCCGGTTGTCGACGCTCAAAACGTCTCTGCGACAGGCAGGGATGTGCGTGAGGCACCAGCATCCGGGAGAAGCCCTTCGGCCCGTGGCAGCGCATGACGTGGAACAGCGAAAGCGTCAACAAACGCCGGATCGGAAACCACTTCCGCCGTTCCCTGCATCACCTGCGTGAGCTTCTGTGCAGATCTGTCGACAGCCTTTCCGAGACCGTTGAGTTCGCCGGCTGACGAGGCCAACTGCTCGGCGGCAGCGGCATTTTGCTGGGTCATTTTGGCGATCTGGGCCACAGCCTCATTCGACTGTGCAATTCCAATCGCAATTTCTTTGCTGGCGGTCAGTATTTGGCTCACCATCACGGCTACCTTTTCGGAACCATCCTTCATCTGCTGAAAGGCCTCGTCAGTCTCAAGCGTCAACTGCACAGCATCCTGGATGCCCTTGAGTGTGGTTTCAATAAGTGCTGCGGTATCTTGTGCGGATTTGGCGGATTGGAGGGCCAGTGTCCTGACCTCATCCGCCACCACCGCGAAGCCGGCCCCCGCCTCTCCTGCCCGGGCTGCCTCCACTGCGGCATTGAGCGCAAGTATATTGGTCTTGAAAGCGATTTCGTCGATGACCTTGATGATTCTTTTCGTTCCTTCGCTCGCGTCCAAAACCGTTTTCATTGCAGCCCTGAGATTATGCATCAGGTCGTTGGCGTGTGCATTCATTCCTCCAGCATGGTCCATCAGCCGTTGCGCTTCACCCGCACTCTCCGTGCTTTGCGCAGCCATGCTGGCGATTTCCTCCAAGGCCGCGGATGTCTCCTCAGTGGAAGCAGCCTGTTCCGATGCAGCTTCCGTGAGGGATTGACCGACCGAAGTCACCTGGGCGGAACATGCGACGATCTGCCTGGAGCTGGCAGAGAGTGTCAAGGCCACTTGAGTGATCGGTGTTACGATTCTTCTCGCCAATAGAATTAGGTTGATGAGCAAGCTGGAAGGTCCGACAATTAGACCAAACGCCACAGCCCGAGGATTGTATGCACCAAATTTACCGACAATGAAAAGGGTCACACAAAGACAAAATATACCCGGCAACAACCAGATCAAGACCCTGGTAGTAAGTCCTTTCTTGTATACGGCATAGGTCGAAATGGAAGCCAGGAATTCACCGATTACCACATAACCGGAAAGTAGTAAGATCTCCCACAGCATATTACACCCCCCTCCCCAAAGGATTCACTCGGATGAAATACGATTGAGCAGTTCCCGGAGCCTCTGTAAAGGCCTTAATAGGCCGGCCTCGAAAGATTCGGACTTCCCAAACCCGACGATCCCCCTCTCATGCCCGCTCTTCAGGCCAAAACGATGCCTTCCGGGAATTGGTGAATAGAACGTATGAGGCTGCAAACTACCAACCCTAAATTTACACTATGTTCGAGTGCAACATAGTGGTTGTGCACACGTTAACTCAGCAACGCTCGTGCCATATGGAGATGACATTCCGCCATCCATAGAACGTCGACAGTATCGTTATCGTCTTAAGGCGGCGACCTCCCATGCGGACACTCGGTGGCTCGGACAAACGCCCATGCGCCACGCAATCACCATGCAGGTCAACATTCGGCCAGGATGGCCGCAGAGTTCGGCCATACTGTCCGACACTGGCGGCTCCGCTTTACCCCGGTCGGAGAGGCACGGGCCTGCGCTTTTCGAGGATTTCATCCAAACACCCTTCCAAAGGCCTTCACAGATGCGGTTTACGACTAACTCAATTTCTGAATGCCCGGGCAGCACAAGTGACTGGCATTCTTGTTGCTGCAAAAGCAGCTTCCATCCTACGGTGTTGTCGTGTTCCAGGGTGTTGTCGTGCAGAACGCGTTGAGCTATGATGAGTTCTAAAGCGGATTGCAAAACGATAGAATGAAATTTAACACACGGTGGTATGAGGCGCTCCCTATGGAAGTTTTCGCCGCGAGGCACGGCGCGCGGCCTTGTACTTGTGAGGGTTGTCGGATCCTTGAGTTCACAGCATTCTTAAGGAGGTGTTTAAGTGGAAAACCGACCACTCGTTACGCAAATTCAACGATTTTCCGTAAACGACGGACCCGGGTTTCGGACGATCGTGTTTTTTAAGGGATGTCCTTTCCGGTGTCAATGGTGCCATAACCCTGAAACACAGTCGTTTTCCCCCGAGATTTACTGGAAAAGTAGATTATGCGTTCAATGCGGACACTGTTTCGATGTCTGTCCCAACCAGGCGATTTTCCCTCCGATTCCCCCGGAAGAAGCTCAGCGTGAGGACTCGACCTACTATAAGATCGACAAGGCGAGATGTGACCGGTGTATGAAATGCGTGGAGGCGTGCAGCTACGGTGCGCTCGAGCAGGTCGGCAAGCCCATGTCCATTGAAGAAATCGTCGAAGAGCTCGAGCGGGATCGGCCTTTCTATGACAATTCCGGAGGGGGGGTGACCATCAGTGGCGGGGAGCCTCTGGTGTTTGGCGAATTTGTCCGAAAGCTGATGGATGCGCTCAAGGCGCGAAGCCTTCATATCTGCCTTGATACTTCGGGCCATTCGCCCTGGGAGGTATTGGAGCCCGTCGCCGAACGAGCCGACATCATTCTGTACGACCTGAAACATCTCGACTCCGATGAACATGAGCGCCTGACAGGTGTACCGAACCAGCTCATTCTTCACAATTTGCAGAGGCTTGCGGCAAAGGGCTGCAGGATCTGGCTGAGAATTGTGGTGTTGCCCCGCTGCACCGATTCGATTGACTACCACCGCCGTGTGGTCGCTTTTCTTCGAAGTCTTCCCGGATCGTTGGAACGTATCGACTTGCTGCCCTTTCACAACTGGTGCCAGGACAAATACCGCTGGCTTGGACGACCCTGGTCCTTTGCCGAGACGGAAAGTGTTCACCCGGATGAGGTGGAGCCGTTGTTGGAGCTGTACCTGTCGGCGGGACTGAATGCGACGATTGGTGGGTCGGGTTTTGATGCACAGGCAACGGCATCGGGGTGATGAACCCCGGCTTATGGCGATTGACGAACGCGTTGACGAACGTGAAGCAAAGGAGGTGAGCAAACGTTAGGAATGGAAGCCCCGCATGGTTCCGGTAGAGAACGACGGCTGACCACCTGGTTCTGTGCTGACCCGGTGCCGATGGGGGGAAGTCGGTGCAATCTGTTTGGATAAACCTGGGCAATCGGTAGGTGGATGGAGCTGGAAGAGAAAAAGAAAGGAGGAGTCAAATGCCTACATGTAAAGAATGCAAGAATTATTTTCCTCAGGAAGATGATGAATCTATGGGTGACTGTGTTCAGCGGGTAGTGGATCCCAGGCAGGCATACTACAGGGCCAAGCCTGTGGCGGCTGACCAGGACGCCTCGAAGTGCAGCCAATTTGCAAAGAGGTAATCGATATTCTACTAAGGAGGAATTACAATGGCACAAGCAGCTGAAGCAAGAGAGGACATCGAACAACTGAAAGAGAGCCAGCAATGGTGGAAGCTGGCCGAAAAGCTGCGCAGCCCGCGGCTGGACTATCTGCGCAAGGCGGTTTGGAAAAAAGGCCCAATAGGTGGAGTGTATGCTCCGGGTATCAAAATTGAGCTAATGCGCAATATCCTTTTCACTGAGTCATGGAAGGAAAACGAGCGTGATCCCATCATGATGCGCAAAGCTAAAGCGCTCGCCCATGTCTGGCGGAATATACCGATATTTATCACCGATCACGCTCAGCTTGTAGGCTATGTTGGGAGTGCCCCCAATACGCTTGGGATGTGGCCTATTGAGGGCGCAAGCATGGTGAACGAGGAGGTGTACAACGACGAGGGCGTTATTCCGGAACCTGAAGAGGAATCGCTCAAGATTATGGCTGATCTCAACAACTACTGGGCGGGAAAGACGGCTATCGACCAGGTTGCGAGGCTGCTCGACCCCGAGGATGCAGTAAAGTTCATGAGTGGAGCGATTGGTTGGGGTGTGCCCACCTCGGCTTATGGCTACTCCGGGAAAGACTATGAATATCTGTTGACGGGAAAGCGCGGGTTCGAAGATATCATGGAGGAAATAGAAGCCAGGTTGGACGAGGCGCAAGAGATTGTCCGTGGAACACCCGGGCCTGAGCTTTTACCCTACTACGAAAAAATCCAAAACTGGGAGGCGATGCTGATCGTCCTCGAAGCGGCCGTCGACTGGGCACGCCGTTACGCCCGGCTGGCTCGCATTATCGCGGAGAACTTCGAAAGCGACCCCAAACGCAAGGAGGAGCTTCTGCGTATTGCCGAGACCTGTGAGCGGGTGCCCGCAAAGGCGCCGAGGTCGCTGCAGGAATCGCTGCAAATGGACCATTTCATCCAGATCCTCGCCCGGTACGAGGCATACGAGGGTGCGTGGCCTGCCCGGCCGGACTACTATCACGGGCCGTTCTACGACAAGGATGTCAACATCGAGAAGAACCTGACCCGTGAAGAGGCACTGGACCTGGTGGGTGAATTCATGATCCGGGCATACGAAGTCGGGGGCTTTGGTCCACGTTGGGGCAGGGAAGGACTGCAAGGGATTACCGGCACATGGGTGTGGACTATTGGCGGCGTCAAGCCGGACGGCACCGACGCGTGCAACGATTTGACAAGAGCGTTTCTACAAGCCGCCAGGCTTGTCAGGGTGGCCAACCCGACGTTCGCCTTTCGCTGGCATCCCAAGGTCCCCGACGACATCATGCGCGAATGCTTCGAATGCATCCGGCACGGGCTTGGTTATCCCTCCATGCGTAACGATCCGATCCTTGTGCAAAATGCCATGTATTGGCATGGGCATCCCCTGGAGGAAGCGAGAACATGGGTCCACCAGGCGTGTATGTCGCCGTGTCCGACCACAAAGCATGGTTTTCAGCCGTTCCGTATGGCCTCTGCGACCGCGAATTGCGCCAAGATGATCGAGTATGCTCTGTTCAACGGCTATGATCCCGTTGTGAATATGCAAATGGGTCCCAAGACGGGAGATGCGAGGAAGTTCAAAAGCTTCGACGAGCTGTTTGAAGCCTGGGTGAAGCAGATGGAGTGGCTCACCGATACGCTTGTGAGAACGGTCAATCTCGGACGGGTAAAAGATCCGGAGTTTTATGGAAGACCGTTTCTTTCAGCCATTTCCGAGCGATCGGTGGAACAGGGCACAGACATTGTGAACCCTGAAGGTGAGCGAGGCAACAGCTGGGTTACGGGCTTTACCTGGGTCGAGAACGCGGACAGTCTTGCTGCCGTAAAAAAGCTTGTCTTCGACGAGAAGAAATACACGATGGATCAATTGATGGACGCTTTGCAGGCCAACTGGGACGGTTATGAAGAAATGCGCCTGGATTTCGTGCGGAATGCTCCCAAGTGGGGAAATGATGACGACTATGTGGACCAGATCATGGTGCGTTGCCTTGAAGAGGTTGCCAGGCATTCGAAAGAGCTGAAAGATCCAACTGGGAATCCGTGGCCGCTTTTACCTGAGAACGTAAGCGGGAATATCCACTATGCCAACATCGTTGGGGCCCTTCCCAACGGCCGCAAACGCGGCGACGCGCTCTATGACGGCGGGATCTCGCCCGGTCCGGGGCTTGACAAGAAGGGGCCTACCGCGGTGCTCAAATCCTGCGGCAAGTTCGACCATGTGCGCCTTGGGCGTGCCTTCCTCCTCAATCAGCGCCTTTCCCCGACCCAGCTCAAGGGTGAGCAGGGCTATCAGTTGTGGAAGGCCTACATGCGGACCTGGGCGGACCTCGGTCTGGACCACGTACAGTTCAACATGGTCGATGACGCCACGCTTAGGGCGGCGCAGAAGGACCCCGAAAAGTACCAGGAAGTGATCGTCCGGGTTGCCGGCTACAGCGCCCATTTTGTGGACATCAGCCGCAAGACCCAGGACAATATCATTCAAAGAACCATTCAGGGTCTGTAAAGGGATGATTGGCCCGATACGGCGGATTACCCCTCCCGTATCGGGCATTCAAATTCGTAAGATGTGTCCATGCCTCATCGGCTGGTGTGGGCTTATCAAAGACCGGTAGCTTGAATATCTCGCAAGGAGAATGAGGCGGGCAAGCCATCGAAAGGGAGGGGAAATTTTATGAAATGTTCAGCTTGTGGATTTGAGGCTCCAGCAAATAAATTCCGTTATCTCTACAACGCTCGGATTGACGACCCTTTGTCTATGCGCCAATGTATAAAGTGCGGCGAAGTGATCGCCGTGAACGAGCTCAAGGGAGAAGCGGTGCAAATCGTCAAGCCCGGTGACGCACCGTGGGGTAAATCCGCCGGTATAGAGGGTGTTACACCATCTGTGCTGGACTAGGTTGTTTTGTCAAGCGGGCTCTCCGCATTGCGGGTGCCGATAAGGGGGAAACCGCCCGCATGCGGCTCCTCCCGGACGGCCAGTTTATGGAGGTGTGATATAATTTAAAGTTTTCCCCAATGTCTAGCAAAAAATGCCGAGGCTTAAGCTCAGTGCAACGGGTTGGCCGAGCCGAGCGGAGCCCATGCGGAGCTCAGGCGAGGCGAGGCCAACCCTTCCTTATCCTCCTCTATAGG
This is a stretch of genomic DNA from Desulfoglaeba alkanexedens ALDC. It encodes these proteins:
- a CDS encoding glycyl-radical enzyme activating protein is translated as MENRPLVTQIQRFSVNDGPGFRTIVFFKGCPFRCQWCHNPETQSFSPEIYWKSRLCVQCGHCFDVCPNQAIFPPIPPEEAQREDSTYYKIDKARCDRCMKCVEACSYGALEQVGKPMSIEEIVEELERDRPFYDNSGGGVTISGGEPLVFGEFVRKLMDALKARSLHICLDTSGHSPWEVLEPVAERADIILYDLKHLDSDEHERLTGVPNQLILHNLQRLAAKGCRIWLRIVVLPRCTDSIDYHRRVVAFLRSLPGSLERIDLLPFHNWCQDKYRWLGRPWSFAETESVHPDEVEPLLELYLSAGLNATIGGSGFDAQATASG
- a CDS encoding benzylsuccinate synthase gamma subunit family protein; this encodes MPTCKECKNYFPQEDDESMGDCVQRVVDPRQAYYRAKPVAADQDASKCSQFAKR
- a CDS encoding pyruvate formate lyase family protein, with amino-acid sequence MAQAAEAREDIEQLKESQQWWKLAEKLRSPRLDYLRKAVWKKGPIGGVYAPGIKIELMRNILFTESWKENERDPIMMRKAKALAHVWRNIPIFITDHAQLVGYVGSAPNTLGMWPIEGASMVNEEVYNDEGVIPEPEEESLKIMADLNNYWAGKTAIDQVARLLDPEDAVKFMSGAIGWGVPTSAYGYSGKDYEYLLTGKRGFEDIMEEIEARLDEAQEIVRGTPGPELLPYYEKIQNWEAMLIVLEAAVDWARRYARLARIIAENFESDPKRKEELLRIAETCERVPAKAPRSLQESLQMDHFIQILARYEAYEGAWPARPDYYHGPFYDKDVNIEKNLTREEALDLVGEFMIRAYEVGGFGPRWGREGLQGITGTWVWTIGGVKPDGTDACNDLTRAFLQAARLVRVANPTFAFRWHPKVPDDIMRECFECIRHGLGYPSMRNDPILVQNAMYWHGHPLEEARTWVHQACMSPCPTTKHGFQPFRMASATANCAKMIEYALFNGYDPVVNMQMGPKTGDARKFKSFDELFEAWVKQMEWLTDTLVRTVNLGRVKDPEFYGRPFLSAISERSVEQGTDIVNPEGERGNSWVTGFTWVENADSLAAVKKLVFDEKKYTMDQLMDALQANWDGYEEMRLDFVRNAPKWGNDDDYVDQIMVRCLEEVARHSKELKDPTGNPWPLLPENVSGNIHYANIVGALPNGRKRGDALYDGGISPGPGLDKKGPTAVLKSCGKFDHVRLGRAFLLNQRLSPTQLKGEQGYQLWKAYMRTWADLGLDHVQFNMVDDATLRAAQKDPEKYQEVIVRVAGYSAHFVDISRKTQDNIIQRTIQGL